Sequence from the Maribacter algicola genome:
TTACTGACGAATAATGTATTCCAGGTCTAAGAATAATATTGATCCATTTTTTTCGATTTTCTTTTGAGTAGCTTATGGCATCAATGCTACTTTCATTATTAACCTTTTGAAAAAAAGAAGTCAAACTTTTCTCTCTATAGGCCAGCTTAGATAGTTCTTTTTCGGTAACTCCTTGACCATTAAATGCATTAAATAATTGCTGCTTGTACTGTACATTTTCACCAATCTTATTTTCACGAGTAATGTATTTTTTAAACACCAAAGGCTCGATTTTACCATCTGAAACTTTGTAAAAATAATTTGCCCCAAACGAGTCTTCAAATTTGTAGAGTGTTGCTTTTCCTTCAACCAACACCATTAAAAATAGGGTTTCATTGGAAAAACTTGGTTCACGGACCAAGGTCAATTTATCGACTTCTTGACTGGATCGGTCAATATTTACCGTTGCCCTTATGAATTTTGATTCTCCAATCACGCCAAACTCCTGTGTATTGGTCAAATTCCCAGTTTGAGCATCTTCATTTTCAGAAAGTTTATACTGAAAAGAATCAGGGTTCTTCATCCAGTCCACATTTCTAATCAAGCATTCTGTCTTGTTTCCAGAATTGTCAATAAAATATCCTTTTTCATAGGTGATTTGGCTTTGTACGCTAATATTGAGTAATAACATTAAAACAGACAGCCAAATAGGCAAAGAGAACTTTTGAAATATCATTTAAAGATTTGGTTAGGTTTAAAATAGAATATCCTATTAATAATTGGTCTTTTCTATCAATGGATATTTTTGGGAAAAATACTACAAACTATTTTTAGATACCAAATGAATTGGCCAATTACTTTTTTTTCCGTCCAAACACCTTACCTGTTTATTCTAAAAATGTTTATTAAAACCGAAAACCGATACCCGCTTTAAAAATGTTTAGATTTTCCCTTATACTATATGAGTAAGATTGCCCAGAAAGATCTGTATTGCCCTTATAATGCATCCATAAGTAATCCCACTGAATTTGTACATAAAATCTCTTTGTAAGATTATAACTAACTCCCAAGTTTAAATTTAGCCCTCCATCTGATGAAGTTGGCAAATCATAAACTATATCGTTATTATTATTGGAATATGTATTATTGAACAAAATGGAATATCCTAATCCTATTTGAGGTTTTAGCCTTGTGAAACCTGGTATTTCCATTTCTCCAAAAACCTTAGGCTGCAAAATCACGACATTCTTTTTATAATCAAAAAAAGCATCCCCACTCTGTGATCCGTAAGTGAAGTTGTCATATTCCCTAAAGTAGGATATATTAATGCCAGTGCCTAACTTGAAGATACCAAGATTTAAAAAACGGTATTTCGCACCCAAATCCAAGACCTCATTGATTTCCCCTATTGCAGGTGCTGTTTTGAAAGTTAAAGGATAACTGGCCTCAACACTCCATTTCTGGTCTTGGGCATATGTAATCAAAGAAATAAAAACAAAAGCCGAAGTGATAAAAAACTGTTTCATAGATGTTGATTAGATTAGTTGTTGAAGTAGCTAATGTAGATTTACGAATTGTAGGAAAATAAAAATGGTTTGTTAATATTACTCAACAAACCGTTAATTGTAGCACCAATAATTCTTAAAATAGAAAAGTCTCAAAAACCTTTAGCTTCATCAGAAAACCTCGAATCCACCCAAGAAAAATCACCTGAATACATAATTCAGCGATAACTGTATGGCAGCGTTGTAGTTCTGTGCTCCTTGGAGTGCATTTAACCTATTTCGAAGCCCGATATAAAACCTTGGGGAAACCGAGAAATTGTCGTTCAATTTTAACCCTAATCCTACGGCCGCGCCATAATCCAATTGAAAATCCCCGGAAATGGAAGATCTTCTTTCCAAATTGGAATCCTGATTCAAGTCTTTATTTTTTATTACCTGATTGAGCAAAAAACCAAACTGTGGACCAAATTCTAGGTCTATACGGTCATTAAGGGCAAACTTTCCCAAAATAGGAATCATAAGATAATTTAACTGAACGTTGGTCCTGAAATCGTTTTCTTCCCCAACAGAACCATTGGTTTGAATGGCGGCCAAATCCGTACTATATTGAAATCCTTGGGAAGAATATAACAGCTCTGGTTGCAGCTTAAATTTCTCGGAGAAATCGATTTCCACAAATATGCCACCGTGACCGGAGAATCTAAACTTTAATCCATCCGTAAGGTCACCCACAATGGAAGAATAATTGAGTCCCCCCTTGACCCCAAAATGTGCCTCTTGTGCTTTTACCCCTAGGTTTGACAATAAAAAAAGGGCCATTATAATAATGACCCTCTTATATCTATGATAATATTTCATACGATTTCTACAAGTCGAACCCTAGGTTCACCCCTAATTTATTCGCTATTAATTTATTGATTCGTGTTTTGAGTTCCGGAATCCGAACCGTTGCCAATACATTGTTGGCAAAGGCATACATCAAAAGCGCACGGGCCTCTTTTTGTGGTATCCCACGTGTCTGTAGATAGAATAGTGCATCCTCATCTAACTGTCCAATGGTACAACCATGGGAACATTTTACGTCATCCGCAAAAATCTCCAATTGCGGTTTGGTATTGATAGTGGCCTTATCACTTACTAAAATATTGTTATTCTGTTGGAATGCATTGGTCTTCTGGGCTATTTTATCGACTATGATCTTACCGTTGAAAACCCCGGTGGAACTATCTCCATAAATCCCTTTGTAATCCTGATGGCTTTCGCAGTTGGGCTCTATATGGTGCACCAACGTATGATGGTCTACATGTTGCTTGTCCCCCAAAATTGTCACCCCCTTCATAGTTGAGTCAATATGTTCTCCGTTCTGGTAAAAGTTAAGGTTGTTACGGGTCAATTTTCCACCAAAAGAGAACGTATGTACCCTCACAACGCTCTTGTCCTTTTGATCGATATAGGTATTATCAATCAAAGAGGCCGTTGGGGCATCGTTCTGAATCTTATAGTAATCTACAATGGCATTTTTTGCGGCAAATATTTCGGTTACAGAATTGGTCAATACCTCATTGCTTGTTAAGCTTTGGTGTCTTTCAATAATCTGTACCTCCGCATTTTCTTCCACAATGACCAAGTTCCTAGGCTGCAACATCAAAGAGGCCTCGTTACCCGTAGCAAAATGTAAGATTTCGATAGGTTTCCTTGGCATTTTGTTCTTTGGGATGTAGATGTATGCCCCTTCCCTGCTAAATGCTGTATTCAACGTGGTCAAGGATTCATCCTTGGAGGCTACTTTGTTAAAGTATACATCGATTACGGGTTGATACATGGGTTTTGTCAGCGCCGCACTCATCAAACAGATATCCACACCGTCATGGGTCGTCTCGGAAAGATAGGAACTATAGATTCCGTCAATAAAAACGATTTTATAGGTATCTATCTCATGAAGAAAATACTTCTTCACATC
This genomic interval carries:
- a CDS encoding porin family protein; translated protein: MIFQKFSLPIWLSVLMLLLNISVQSQITYEKGYFIDNSGNKTECLIRNVDWMKNPDSFQYKLSENEDAQTGNLTNTQEFGVIGESKFIRATVNIDRSSQEVDKLTLVREPSFSNETLFLMVLVEGKATLYKFEDSFGANYFYKVSDGKIEPLVFKKYITRENKIGENVQYKQQLFNAFNGQGVTEKELSKLAYREKSLTSFFQKVNNESSIDAISYSKENRKKWINIILRPGIHYSSVNLEVSPTNTGLVRREFTFENKLSPRVGVEIEAVMPFNKNKWAVTAEPFYETYESELPISASQTLSVDYKYFGLGLGIRHYLFLNDNSKLFINASGIFAIDSGNSNIDIGPSRPIEKGSTVAAGLGFAYNNRFFVEFRHTFDRQLLNYVFQNAQYSGQSLILGYRLF
- a CDS encoding OmpW family outer membrane protein, yielding MKQFFITSAFVFISLITYAQDQKWSVEASYPLTFKTAPAIGEINEVLDLGAKYRFLNLGIFKLGTGINISYFREYDNFTYGSQSGDAFFDYKKNVVILQPKVFGEMEIPGFTRLKPQIGLGYSILFNNTYSNNNNDIVYDLPTSSDGGLNLNLGVSYNLTKRFYVQIQWDYLWMHYKGNTDLSGQSYSYSIRENLNIFKAGIGFRF
- a CDS encoding porin family protein; amino-acid sequence: MKYYHRYKRVIIIMALFLLSNLGVKAQEAHFGVKGGLNYSSIVGDLTDGLKFRFSGHGGIFVEIDFSEKFKLQPELLYSSQGFQYSTDLAAIQTNGSVGEENDFRTNVQLNYLMIPILGKFALNDRIDLEFGPQFGFLLNQVIKNKDLNQDSNLERRSSISGDFQLDYGAAVGLGLKLNDNFSVSPRFYIGLRNRLNALQGAQNYNAAIQLSLNYVFR
- the sufD gene encoding Fe-S cluster assembly protein SufD; the protein is MDLKDKLISSFMAFENNVDVEHPVHDVRMEAIKNFEKKGFPTKKEEAWKYTSLNGLQKIDFSIFPKEENALEYKDVKKYFLHEIDTYKIVFIDGIYSSYLSETTHDGVDICLMSAALTKPMYQPVIDVYFNKVASKDESLTTLNTAFSREGAYIYIPKNKMPRKPIEILHFATGNEASLMLQPRNLVIVEENAEVQIIERHQSLTSNEVLTNSVTEIFAAKNAIVDYYKIQNDAPTASLIDNTYIDQKDKSVVRVHTFSFGGKLTRNNLNFYQNGEHIDSTMKGVTILGDKQHVDHHTLVHHIEPNCESHQDYKGIYGDSSTGVFNGKIIVDKIAQKTNAFQQNNNILVSDKATINTKPQLEIFADDVKCSHGCTIGQLDEDALFYLQTRGIPQKEARALLMYAFANNVLATVRIPELKTRINKLIANKLGVNLGFDL